In the Actinomycetota bacterium genome, one interval contains:
- a CDS encoding pyridoxamine 5'-phosphate oxidase family protein, with product MQSSEITDVLNRPISQELLARDLTRLAYVAKDGTPRSIPIGFTWNGSAIVMCTAKNAAKVPALRHNPAVALTIDTEVHPPRILLIRGRAELDVVEGIPDEYLEMNGTYTMTPEQRAEWEAEVRSLYDGMVRIVVVPTWAKLIDFETTLPSAVEELVRQREERQRA from the coding sequence GTGCAGTCAAGCGAGATCACCGACGTCCTGAACCGTCCGATCAGCCAGGAGCTCCTGGCCCGCGACTTGACCCGCCTGGCCTACGTCGCCAAGGACGGCACGCCGCGGTCCATCCCGATCGGGTTCACATGGAATGGATCGGCGATCGTCATGTGCACCGCGAAGAACGCCGCGAAGGTCCCGGCTCTGCGACACAACCCGGCGGTCGCCCTGACCATCGACACCGAAGTGCACCCGCCGCGCATCCTGCTCATCCGCGGACGGGCCGAGCTGGACGTCGTCGAGGGCATCCCGGACGAGTACCTTGAGATGAACGGCACCTACACGATGACACCCGAGCAACGGGCCGAGTGGGAGGCCGAGGTGCGGTCGCTCTACGACGGCATGGTCCGGATCGTCGTCGTGCCGACGTGGGCGAAGCTGATCGACTTCGAGACGACCCTCCCCAGCGCGGTTGAGGAGCTGGTCCGGCAGCGGGAGGAACGTCAGCGCGCCTGA